One window from the genome of Gimesia aquarii encodes:
- a CDS encoding sulfatase has product MSRSIIGILFFLFVAIGLDTDDCQAETERLNVLFIAVDDLNDWISCLGGHPDCKTPNIDRLAARGTLFTNAHCAAPACNPSRVALMTGIRPSNSGVYLNSQPWRPVMQKAVTLPQHFRKHGYHAIGSGKIFHGRYTDPDSWDDYLKQTGDPKPTAAVLNDPHSRAGSIIWGVLDVKDQEMSDFKMANYAIDYLGKKHEKPFFLACGIYRPHMPWQVPRKYYDMYPLDQIQLPKVLENDLKDIPDAGVRMAKPGGDHARILKTENWRHAVQAYLASMAFADVQVGRVLDALDASPHAKNTIVILWGDHGWHLGEKHHWRKFSLWEEATRAPLMMFVPGVTKAGSRCGQAIDFMNIYPTLCELCSLPVGEHLDGISLVPLLKDPAKTWDRPALTTHGRLNHSVRSNRYRLIRYKDGSEELYDHSKDPMEWKNLADDPAYAEVKQQLAQGFPRKNAADAPHDQSRRGKQKKNQKRKVKNKKNKSKNQ; this is encoded by the coding sequence ATGAGCCGTTCGATCATTGGTATATTGTTTTTTCTATTCGTGGCAATCGGTTTGGATACAGATGATTGCCAAGCAGAAACAGAACGGCTGAATGTTCTGTTCATCGCCGTCGATGATTTGAATGACTGGATTAGTTGTCTGGGAGGTCACCCCGATTGCAAAACTCCCAATATTGATCGTCTGGCTGCCCGAGGGACCTTGTTTACGAATGCGCATTGTGCCGCACCTGCGTGCAATCCTTCACGGGTTGCTCTCATGACGGGAATTCGTCCCTCTAATTCGGGTGTCTATTTGAACTCGCAACCCTGGCGACCAGTCATGCAGAAAGCAGTGACTCTGCCCCAGCATTTTCGTAAACATGGTTATCATGCCATTGGATCAGGGAAAATATTTCATGGTCGATATACCGATCCAGACTCGTGGGATGACTATTTAAAACAGACCGGTGATCCCAAACCAACGGCAGCCGTTTTGAACGATCCGCATAGTCGTGCGGGGTCAATCATCTGGGGGGTGCTCGATGTCAAAGATCAGGAAATGAGCGATTTCAAAATGGCTAATTACGCCATCGACTATCTTGGCAAAAAACATGAGAAACCATTCTTTCTGGCGTGTGGCATCTATCGGCCGCATATGCCCTGGCAGGTACCTCGCAAATATTACGATATGTATCCTCTAGATCAAATTCAACTTCCCAAGGTGCTGGAAAACGATCTGAAAGATATCCCTGATGCGGGTGTGCGAATGGCTAAACCGGGTGGTGATCATGCCAGGATTTTGAAAACTGAAAACTGGCGTCATGCTGTGCAGGCATATTTAGCGAGTATGGCCTTTGCTGATGTGCAGGTGGGGCGTGTTCTGGATGCATTGGATGCCAGCCCTCATGCGAAAAATACGATTGTGATTCTATGGGGAGATCATGGCTGGCATTTAGGGGAAAAGCATCATTGGCGTAAGTTTTCACTCTGGGAAGAAGCCACCCGTGCGCCCTTGATGATGTTCGTACCGGGAGTCACTAAGGCAGGATCGCGTTGCGGACAGGCCATTGATTTCATGAACATTTATCCGACACTTTGTGAATTATGTTCGCTTCCTGTAGGAGAACATCTGGATGGCATCAGTTTGGTGCCTTTATTGAAAGATCCTGCCAAGACGTGGGATCGTCCGGCGTTAACGACACATGGACGACTTAATCACTCCGTGCGTAGTAATCGATATCGTTTGATCCGCTACAAAGATGGAAGTGAAGAACTCTATGACCACAGCAAAGATCCGATGGAATGGAAGAATCTCGCTGACGACCCCGCATATGCAGAAGTCAAACAACAGCTTGCCCAAGGATTCCCCCGCAAAAACGCAGCCGATGCACCACACGATCAATCTCGCAGAGGTAAACAGAAGAAGAACCAGAAAAGGAAAGTGAAAAATAAAAAGAACAAATCTAAAAACCAGTAA
- a CDS encoding redoxin domain-containing protein, which yields MQRFCYLILGFMSAILFTGTVLAESTDSLLGKKVENFSLKDFRGKTVQLSDTKDQKLVVIAFMGTECPLAKLYGGRLQKLSAAYSKQGVTFIAIMSNQQDSLTEIAAYARKHKITYSVLKDAGNRVADQIGAKRTPEIFVLDQDRKIRYHGRVDDQYGVGYIRDEPKREDLKQALTELLAGKPVSVASTEPVGCFIGRVREPDANSKVTYSNQIARIFQKHCVECHRAGEIAPFELTDYQEVAGWSETIAEVVRDQRMPPWHASPKHGTFANDRSLSKAEKELIYQWVEHGSPEGNPKNLPAPQTFVTGWKLPKKPDAVFYMNDKPFTVPAQAGKRGVKYKYFTVDPGFTEDKWLSGAEALPGNRAVVHHILVFARAPKGKRVRVFGEGDQFLVGYVPGSREVMLPKGMAKKVPAGSKLVFQMHYTPIGTEQLDRSKVGLVFTDKSKVTHQVVTAQVINEQFVRRKFSIPANDDHFKIEGTSPANDRNALLLGFMPHMHLRGKSFRYELRKTPDQPGEVLIDIPAFDFNWQTAYKIEKPIPLEVGDYIHCVAHFNNSDSNLSNPNPNEAVSWGDQTWNEMMIGYFNVAIPIENATVESEFKSVAFKLVRRRDKNSNGKLEQSEVPLRELPLFFKADQDKDAIVTVDELATMIEKSQAKKKE from the coding sequence ATGCAACGCTTCTGTTATCTAATTCTGGGTTTCATGTCAGCCATTCTGTTCACAGGAACCGTATTGGCCGAATCAACTGATTCTCTTCTCGGGAAAAAAGTAGAGAACTTTAGTCTCAAGGATTTTCGAGGTAAAACCGTTCAACTGAGTGACACGAAAGACCAGAAACTCGTCGTGATCGCCTTTATGGGAACAGAATGCCCACTAGCGAAACTTTACGGTGGTCGGTTACAAAAACTCTCCGCTGCTTATTCTAAACAAGGCGTCACGTTCATCGCCATCATGTCCAACCAGCAGGATTCGCTCACGGAAATTGCCGCCTATGCGCGGAAACATAAAATTACATACTCTGTACTGAAAGACGCTGGTAACCGTGTCGCGGATCAAATCGGTGCAAAACGGACACCCGAAATATTTGTCCTCGACCAAGACCGCAAAATCCGATATCACGGTCGAGTTGATGACCAGTATGGTGTTGGTTACATCAGAGATGAACCGAAACGCGAAGATCTGAAGCAGGCGCTGACTGAGTTACTCGCAGGGAAACCCGTCAGTGTGGCATCAACGGAACCTGTTGGCTGTTTTATTGGGCGCGTTCGAGAACCGGATGCCAACAGCAAAGTCACTTATTCGAATCAAATTGCCCGTATCTTTCAGAAACATTGCGTGGAGTGCCATCGCGCAGGTGAAATTGCCCCTTTTGAGCTCACTGATTATCAGGAAGTCGCTGGCTGGTCGGAAACCATTGCAGAGGTCGTTCGTGATCAGAGAATGCCTCCCTGGCATGCAAGTCCGAAACATGGCACATTCGCGAATGATCGCAGTTTGAGTAAAGCAGAAAAAGAACTCATCTATCAATGGGTCGAACATGGTTCTCCCGAAGGGAATCCGAAAAACTTACCTGCACCACAGACATTTGTCACGGGCTGGAAGCTTCCTAAAAAACCAGATGCTGTATTTTATATGAATGATAAGCCGTTTACCGTTCCTGCACAGGCAGGTAAGCGGGGTGTGAAATATAAATACTTCACCGTTGATCCTGGGTTTACGGAAGATAAATGGTTGTCAGGTGCAGAAGCGTTGCCCGGCAATCGCGCTGTCGTACACCATATTCTCGTATTCGCCCGCGCCCCAAAAGGTAAACGCGTACGTGTCTTTGGCGAAGGTGACCAGTTCCTCGTTGGCTATGTTCCCGGTTCCCGAGAAGTCATGCTACCCAAAGGTATGGCTAAAAAAGTACCCGCGGGATCCAAACTGGTTTTTCAGATGCATTACACACCCATTGGTACCGAACAATTAGATCGCAGTAAAGTTGGTCTGGTCTTTACTGACAAATCCAAGGTCACACATCAAGTCGTGACGGCACAAGTGATTAATGAACAATTTGTGCGTCGCAAATTTTCGATTCCCGCCAATGATGATCATTTTAAAATTGAAGGAACCTCTCCTGCCAATGATCGTAATGCGCTGCTCCTGGGTTTTATGCCGCACATGCACCTGCGGGGAAAGTCGTTTCGTTATGAGCTCCGAAAAACTCCTGATCAGCCCGGCGAAGTATTGATTGACATTCCTGCCTTCGACTTCAACTGGCAAACAGCTTATAAAATTGAGAAACCAATTCCACTTGAAGTTGGTGATTACATCCACTGTGTAGCACACTTTAACAATTCAGACAGTAATCTCTCGAATCCGAACCCGAATGAAGCAGTTTCCTGGGGCGATCAAACCTGGAACGAAATGATGATCGGGTATTTCAACGTGGCGATTCCTATCGAAAATGCAACAGTCGAAAGTGAATTCAAGTCCGTCGCCTTTAAACTTGTTCGCCGCCGCGATAAAAATTCCAATGGCAAATTGGAACAGTCTGAAGTTCCACTGCGCGAACTTCCTCTCTTCTTTAAAGCAGATCAAGACAAAGACGCCATCGTGACAGTCGATGAACTCGCCACGATGATTGAAAAGTCACAAGCCAAGAAAAAAGAATAG
- the acpS gene encoding holo-ACP synthase codes for MFRGKCAPVIVGLGTDIIEISRIGQMIERHGDTFLNRVFTEVENEYCGSKKNKEQHYAGRWAAKEAVMKTLGTGFIKGIGWKEIEVINLKSGKPTIVISGGVERQAEEMGVDEILITISHSREFATATAIALGKMN; via the coding sequence GTGTTCAGAGGTAAGTGTGCACCAGTGATCGTGGGATTGGGGACAGATATTATTGAGATTTCACGTATCGGTCAAATGATTGAGCGTCATGGCGATACATTTCTCAATCGGGTGTTCACTGAGGTCGAAAACGAATACTGTGGCTCCAAGAAAAATAAAGAGCAACATTATGCGGGACGCTGGGCTGCGAAAGAAGCTGTGATGAAGACGCTGGGAACCGGCTTCATTAAGGGGATTGGCTGGAAAGAAATCGAAGTCATTAATCTGAAAAGTGGCAAACCAACGATCGTCATTTCAGGGGGCGTAGAACGTCAAGCCGAGGAAATGGGGGTCGATGAAATTCTAATTACGATCTCACATAGTCGTGAATTTGCGACCGCTACCGCCATCGCTCTGGGCAAGATGAATTAA
- a CDS encoding LOG family protein, with product MSTLKSICVFCGSKSGNDQLYQQAAIELGRSMAQRNITLVYGGGSIGLMGVIADAVLESGGKVIGVIPRQLATKELLHPGVEEMLVVEDMHTRKAKMSECSDAFIAMPGGFGTLEELFEVVSWVQLGIYSKPMGILNIAGFYDPLLTMVEHCIETEFIKPKYRELIIANETAETLIDHLERHQLPVIEKFLDPEQI from the coding sequence ATGAGCACGCTGAAAAGCATCTGTGTCTTTTGTGGTTCAAAATCGGGGAATGACCAGCTGTATCAGCAGGCAGCGATCGAACTGGGTCGCAGCATGGCACAGCGAAACATCACGCTGGTCTACGGAGGGGGGAGTATTGGTTTAATGGGCGTGATTGCCGATGCCGTTCTGGAATCCGGTGGCAAGGTGATTGGCGTGATTCCCCGACAACTGGCAACTAAAGAACTACTTCATCCAGGCGTGGAAGAAATGTTGGTTGTCGAAGACATGCACACCCGCAAAGCGAAGATGTCAGAGTGCTCAGACGCCTTCATTGCCATGCCTGGTGGCTTTGGTACATTGGAAGAACTGTTCGAAGTGGTTTCCTGGGTGCAATTGGGAATTTATTCTAAACCGATGGGCATACTCAATATTGCTGGCTTCTATGACCCTTTATTAACTATGGTCGAACATTGTATCGAAACGGAATTTATAAAACCCAAATACCGGGAATTGATCATTGCCAATGAAACTGCCGAAACGTTGATCGATCATCTGGAACGACATCAACTTCCCGTGATTGAAAAATTCCTCGACCCCGAACAAATCTAA
- the ftsH gene encoding ATP-dependent zinc metalloprotease FtsH: protein MPNMDSDNQNRKERPSSSDQPPKGDGRRPEPKGAKNNVLWYLVVGGLILVITLSVVSNNTKGDKIKFGDFVKGLDDGKYNKTNVHELKFGSDYIVFQDQPKPESPDKGSLPETTKKFYIPVWGIPSEVRAQLQSKLEAKNIIVDSESRPSEWESLIAVLFFPIVLLIFVIYLFRRMGGAGSPMSFGRSRGRMYAQEDIEVTFNDVAGIEEAVEELREVVEFLKTPAKYQALGGRIPKGVLLVGPPGTGKTMLAKAVAGEAGVPFFGLSGSDFVEMFVGVGAARVRDMFQQAAQKSPAIIFIDELDALGKTRGSGMPGGHDEREQTLNALLVEMDGFGSDQSVIVMGATNRPETLDPALMRPGRFDRHVLVDRPDVRGREAILKVHSVKVKMDETVNLQHIAKITPGFVGADLANLINEAALLAARNNKDAVSMLECEEGVERVVAGLEKSTRLIHEDEKNRVAYHECGHALVACSLPNVDPVHKISIVPRGLGALGYTLQRPEEEKQLVTQSELESRICVLLGGIAAEEIIYEETSTGAQNDLQRATDMARRMVTEFGMSPKLGRVHYSETRRSPFLGDSQSSAESVHSENTLREIDLEIRRIIDQCSKTAYEILDERRELLEHLTRELLECEVMDMEQLQSILQEHQRGPQIKPGTFVENAPEGKTGDDQENEEPQAENDQSADGTGA, encoded by the coding sequence ATGCCAAACATGGATTCCGACAATCAGAACAGAAAAGAACGTCCTTCCTCATCTGACCAGCCTCCTAAAGGTGATGGTCGCCGACCTGAACCCAAAGGGGCCAAAAATAATGTGCTCTGGTATCTGGTTGTAGGTGGATTGATTCTGGTGATTACCCTTTCGGTGGTTTCGAATAACACGAAAGGAGATAAAATCAAATTTGGAGACTTCGTCAAAGGGCTTGACGATGGCAAATATAACAAGACCAACGTTCATGAATTGAAATTCGGCAGTGACTATATCGTATTTCAGGATCAGCCTAAACCAGAGTCTCCTGATAAAGGTTCATTACCGGAAACCACAAAGAAGTTTTACATTCCTGTCTGGGGGATTCCTTCCGAAGTCCGTGCCCAACTGCAATCGAAACTCGAAGCCAAGAATATCATTGTCGATTCTGAAAGCCGTCCATCAGAATGGGAATCGCTGATCGCGGTTTTATTCTTTCCCATCGTACTTTTAATTTTTGTGATCTATCTGTTTCGACGTATGGGTGGCGCTGGTTCTCCGATGTCCTTCGGCCGCAGCCGTGGCCGCATGTATGCACAGGAAGACATCGAAGTCACCTTTAATGATGTCGCTGGCATCGAGGAAGCTGTCGAAGAACTGCGTGAAGTCGTAGAGTTTTTAAAAACACCTGCCAAGTATCAGGCACTCGGTGGGCGGATTCCCAAAGGAGTTTTATTAGTCGGGCCCCCCGGTACTGGTAAGACCATGCTTGCCAAAGCGGTTGCCGGCGAAGCGGGTGTTCCCTTTTTTGGCTTGTCAGGTTCTGACTTTGTGGAAATGTTTGTGGGTGTGGGCGCTGCCCGCGTGCGAGACATGTTCCAGCAAGCCGCTCAGAAATCACCGGCCATTATTTTCATTGACGAGTTAGACGCGCTCGGCAAAACACGTGGCAGTGGAATGCCGGGAGGCCATGATGAACGAGAACAAACACTCAATGCGCTATTAGTTGAAATGGACGGGTTTGGTTCCGATCAGAGTGTTATCGTCATGGGCGCCACCAACCGTCCGGAAACATTAGATCCCGCCTTAATGCGTCCGGGTCGATTTGATCGACATGTACTCGTCGATCGGCCCGATGTGCGAGGTCGCGAAGCCATTCTTAAAGTTCACAGTGTCAAAGTGAAAATGGATGAAACGGTTAACCTGCAACACATTGCCAAAATCACACCTGGCTTCGTGGGCGCAGACCTCGCTAATCTCATCAACGAAGCAGCGTTGCTGGCTGCCCGAAACAACAAAGACGCCGTCTCGATGCTCGAATGTGAAGAAGGAGTCGAACGAGTCGTGGCCGGTCTGGAGAAATCAACCAGATTGATTCACGAAGATGAGAAAAACCGTGTTGCCTATCACGAATGTGGACATGCTCTGGTTGCCTGTTCGTTACCAAACGTTGATCCGGTTCACAAAATTTCCATTGTCCCCCGTGGTTTGGGTGCACTGGGTTATACATTACAGCGCCCTGAAGAGGAGAAGCAGCTTGTCACGCAAAGTGAACTGGAAAGCCGTATTTGCGTGCTTTTGGGTGGTATTGCCGCGGAAGAAATTATTTATGAAGAAACCTCCACAGGAGCCCAGAACGATTTACAACGCGCCACAGATATGGCCCGTCGTATGGTGACGGAGTTTGGAATGAGCCCCAAATTGGGCCGCGTGCATTATAGCGAAACCCGTCGATCCCCGTTCCTCGGAGATTCACAGTCATCAGCGGAAAGCGTACACAGTGAAAATACTTTACGTGAGATCGACCTGGAAATCAGACGCATTATAGATCAATGCTCCAAAACCGCTTATGAAATTCTGGACGAACGCCGTGAGTTATTAGAACATCTCACCAGAGAGTTACTGGAATGTGAAGTGATGGATATGGAGCAGCTTCAGTCAATTCTGCAAGAACACCAACGTGGACCTCAGATTAAACCAGGTACCTTTGTGGAAAACGCGCCTGAGGGAAAAACGGGCGATGATCAGGAGAACGAAGAACCTCAGGCCGAGAATGACCAGTCAGCCGATGGAACCGGAGCATGA
- a CDS encoding 1-deoxy-D-xylulose-5-phosphate reductoisomerase — MKRIAVLGSTGSIGTNTLDVIASHTQEMQLTAITAHSSWEQLAKQSQQFHPRWTVISDSELSSVVTRDSFSNATEVLFGADEIERVSSSDDVDIVICGIVGAAGLRGAWAAVEAGKTVGIANKETLVVAGPLIMELARQNQATLIPVDSEHNAIFQALQAGNPKDVKRVVLTASGGPFRGATPAELKEVTPEKALAHPTWNMGPKISVDSATMMNKALEIIEAKWLFNLSADQISVVVHPQSVVHSMVEFVDGSVIAQLSPPDMRLPIQYALTYPDRREGLNIPMDWSQSFELTFEPPDMEAFPALQLGYEVAEKGGTCGAVLNAANEAAVERFLAGELRFCNIAISCQKVLESHQFDPNPTLEELFLLDEWARKEIKKWK, encoded by the coding sequence ATGAAGCGAATAGCCGTTCTTGGGTCTACCGGTTCGATTGGTACGAATACTCTCGATGTCATTGCCTCCCATACACAGGAAATGCAATTGACGGCGATTACTGCCCATAGCAGTTGGGAGCAGTTAGCTAAGCAGTCCCAACAATTTCACCCACGGTGGACTGTAATCAGCGATTCCGAGTTGAGTTCGGTTGTGACGCGAGATTCTTTTTCTAATGCAACCGAAGTTCTATTCGGTGCTGATGAGATCGAACGAGTCTCATCTTCAGATGACGTGGATATTGTGATCTGTGGAATTGTGGGAGCGGCTGGTTTAAGAGGAGCCTGGGCAGCAGTCGAGGCGGGTAAAACCGTAGGTATTGCGAATAAAGAGACATTAGTGGTTGCAGGACCATTGATTATGGAGCTTGCGAGACAAAATCAGGCGACGTTAATACCAGTAGATAGTGAACATAATGCAATTTTCCAGGCGTTGCAGGCAGGAAATCCTAAAGATGTGAAACGAGTGGTTTTGACAGCCAGTGGGGGCCCTTTTCGAGGGGCGACTCCAGCGGAGCTAAAAGAAGTCACGCCTGAAAAAGCGCTCGCGCATCCTACCTGGAATATGGGGCCGAAAATCAGTGTCGATTCTGCGACTATGATGAACAAAGCTTTGGAGATTATTGAGGCAAAATGGCTATTTAATCTGTCAGCAGACCAGATTTCAGTTGTTGTTCACCCTCAATCGGTTGTGCATTCGATGGTGGAATTTGTGGATGGTTCGGTGATCGCTCAGCTCTCGCCACCTGATATGAGGCTTCCCATTCAGTACGCACTTACGTATCCTGATAGGAGAGAAGGCTTAAATATTCCGATGGACTGGAGTCAGTCTTTTGAACTAACCTTTGAACCACCCGACATGGAAGCGTTTCCTGCATTGCAACTCGGATACGAAGTTGCTGAAAAGGGGGGAACCTGTGGTGCGGTATTAAATGCGGCTAATGAAGCGGCGGTTGAACGTTTTTTGGCGGGTGAGTTGCGTTTTTGCAACATTGCGATCTCTTGCCAAAAAGTTTTAGAGTCCCATCAATTCGATCCCAATCCAACTCTGGAAGAACTGTTTCTGCTGGATGAGTGGGCTCGCAAGGAGATAAAAAAGTGGAAGTAG
- the rseP gene encoding RIP metalloprotease RseP has protein sequence MEVELSSLLLGTFTSKIINIAMVALGLGLVIFFHELGHFAVAKWCNVKVERFSIGFGPIIYSFKYGETEYALSIIPFGGYVKMLGQDDVDPSQLTSEEIALDPRSYSAKPVYQRMGIISAGVIMNIVTGMLFFAFAFRMGVESMPSVIGAAIPGMPAWESGIQPGDVIEEIDGKKTSSYMDIIRSSAFSDGDITMAGTHLDGQKFDIKITPDQTGTRPQIGTIPSNSLRIPVFQDPAQNVASKGTAAAKAEPGFLGGDTFKTIDGKAIKNYAEIQRTFAAKSNQTLKIGVNRKGTPPTEIVEISVGNNPFRTLGLQMDIGPIESIQQGSPAERAGLKVGDKITHIDNQDVGQALNPLKLPNYFSGKVGETIPIVVKRQEAGSDPTEVNLNVVPIDNPAWLEHPYKTDTPLAVGSIGIAFHVIPTVLKVEEGSPAAKAGIKVNERIKKIKIMLPGKDTAADWNNIPEVTYEFDDKDKKMNWASAFWEMQVRPGWPVELTVSNKRQLREVKMTPWVNPNQEKGEQWSLPVRGIRLELLRETQKADSMGQALGMGVRYTSNSAKDIYLTLKSLFTGRVSPLELSGPVTIATVAYEVAHQGYSELLLFLGFLSVNLAVLNFLPIPVLDGGHMVFLCWEGITRKRPNEKVLAAATYVGMIFVLGLMLFVLYLDIFLRALS, from the coding sequence GTGGAAGTAGAGCTAAGCAGCCTGTTGTTAGGAACATTTACAAGCAAAATTATCAACATCGCCATGGTTGCTTTGGGGCTGGGTCTGGTGATTTTCTTTCACGAGTTAGGGCACTTCGCCGTTGCCAAGTGGTGCAATGTAAAAGTCGAGCGGTTCAGTATTGGCTTTGGACCGATTATTTACAGCTTCAAATATGGCGAGACCGAGTATGCGCTGTCCATTATTCCTTTTGGTGGGTATGTCAAAATGCTGGGTCAGGACGATGTTGATCCGAGCCAGTTAACAAGTGAAGAAATTGCCCTCGATCCTCGTTCGTATTCCGCCAAGCCTGTTTATCAAAGGATGGGGATCATTTCGGCGGGTGTCATCATGAATATTGTAACTGGGATGTTGTTCTTTGCATTCGCCTTTAGGATGGGGGTGGAATCAATGCCAAGCGTTATCGGCGCTGCCATTCCTGGAATGCCTGCCTGGGAATCGGGGATTCAGCCAGGAGATGTCATCGAAGAAATTGATGGTAAAAAAACGAGTTCTTACATGGATATCATCCGTAGTAGTGCGTTTAGCGATGGAGATATCACAATGGCGGGCACGCACCTGGATGGTCAAAAGTTTGATATCAAAATTACTCCGGATCAAACGGGAACACGGCCACAAATTGGTACGATTCCTTCTAATAGTCTGCGTATTCCTGTCTTTCAGGACCCGGCACAAAATGTGGCCAGTAAAGGGACCGCAGCTGCGAAAGCAGAACCGGGTTTCTTAGGAGGTGATACCTTCAAAACCATTGATGGCAAAGCGATTAAAAACTATGCCGAAATTCAAAGGACTTTTGCAGCAAAGAGCAATCAGACATTAAAAATTGGTGTCAATCGGAAAGGAACGCCGCCCACAGAGATTGTTGAAATTTCGGTTGGAAATAATCCTTTTCGTACATTAGGACTCCAGATGGATATTGGACCGATTGAATCGATCCAACAGGGGTCACCTGCGGAACGGGCTGGCTTGAAAGTGGGGGACAAGATCACACACATTGATAATCAAGATGTCGGACAAGCTTTGAACCCATTGAAGTTGCCCAATTATTTTTCAGGCAAAGTAGGTGAAACCATTCCGATCGTTGTGAAGCGGCAAGAAGCCGGGAGTGATCCTACCGAAGTGAACTTGAATGTTGTTCCCATCGATAATCCTGCCTGGCTCGAACATCCTTATAAAACGGATACACCATTAGCCGTTGGATCGATTGGAATTGCATTTCATGTGATTCCAACGGTTTTGAAAGTAGAAGAAGGTAGCCCCGCTGCTAAAGCAGGAATCAAGGTGAATGAGCGGATCAAAAAGATCAAAATCATGCTACCTGGCAAAGACACAGCCGCTGATTGGAATAATATTCCGGAAGTGACTTATGAATTCGATGATAAAGACAAAAAAATGAACTGGGCCAGTGCGTTCTGGGAGATGCAGGTGCGTCCGGGCTGGCCTGTGGAATTGACTGTCAGTAATAAACGTCAACTACGTGAAGTCAAAATGACGCCCTGGGTCAATCCCAATCAAGAAAAGGGAGAACAATGGTCATTGCCTGTTCGAGGAATCAGGTTAGAGTTATTGCGGGAAACACAAAAGGCCGACAGCATGGGACAGGCGCTGGGAATGGGAGTCAGATACACTTCGAATTCAGCCAAAGATATTTATCTGACCTTAAAAAGTTTGTTTACCGGGCGCGTTTCACCTCTGGAATTGAGTGGGCCTGTCACGATTGCGACTGTTGCCTATGAAGTTGCCCATCAGGGGTACTCTGAATTGCTATTATTCCTCGGTTTTCTGAGTGTCAATCTTGCGGTTTTGAACTTTTTGCCGATTCCTGTCCTGGATGGCGGACACATGGTGTTCCTGTGCTGGGAAGGGATTACTCGCAAGCGTCCCAATGAAAAAGTACTGGCCGCAGCCACTTATGTCGGAATGATTTTTGTGTTAGGTCTGATGCTGTTTGTACTTTATCTAGACATTTTCCTGCGAGCTTTATCTTGA
- a CDS encoding prepilin peptidase, with translation MLEKPPQCRWDIPNSTAHKKQYRKTSSTIDRPFTMHLMLEYSANINWWVLEVFTAVWCFVMGSVIGSFLNVVIYRMPLGLSISKPKSRCPICETPISTRDNLPILGWLLLKGRCRNCQASISIRYPIVEVLVGVFFLLLYWSLVHSGGRFLPYRFPNREWGAYQIIMGRTWDLIALYVYYSYLFIVVLASAYIQFDRQTIPRRMLLWCFLFGILIGAFIPELHPVPAVISVQPDSVSVVLNEAVLTKTTYHGSLHWGVEKQTLITLGCGLVYGMIVGFLFTWPFLLQREKSKRVFQPKTFFLLILIGLYLGWQQVITVGFLAAFCLACSELFSRKQSSEYYRLPASTFLAVALALQMLLGKYLTTLSHDMEYLTYLIFMGAQITAIPIFAGFAQHIYHNREFQETSQELIPIDETSTITS, from the coding sequence ATGCTGGAAAAGCCTCCTCAGTGTCGATGGGACATTCCGAACAGTACAGCTCACAAAAAACAGTATCGTAAAACAAGTAGTACGATAGATCGACCTTTTACAATGCACTTGATGTTAGAATATTCCGCAAATATCAACTGGTGGGTTTTGGAGGTTTTTACTGCGGTCTGGTGCTTCGTAATGGGATCGGTCATTGGAAGTTTTTTAAACGTTGTGATTTATCGGATGCCGTTGGGGCTGAGTATTTCCAAACCAAAGTCTCGTTGTCCGATATGTGAAACACCGATTTCTACTCGAGATAATCTTCCTATTCTGGGCTGGCTGTTACTCAAGGGAAGGTGCCGAAATTGTCAGGCATCAATTTCGATTCGCTATCCGATTGTGGAAGTCCTGGTTGGCGTTTTTTTTCTGCTACTTTATTGGTCGTTAGTACATTCGGGAGGTCGCTTTTTGCCTTATCGATTTCCCAACCGTGAGTGGGGCGCATATCAAATCATCATGGGACGGACCTGGGATCTGATCGCTCTTTATGTTTACTACAGTTATTTGTTTATCGTTGTACTCGCTTCTGCTTATATTCAGTTTGATCGCCAGACCATTCCGCGTCGAATGTTGCTGTGGTGTTTCTTATTTGGCATATTGATTGGCGCGTTCATTCCAGAGCTGCATCCGGTTCCTGCTGTGATCTCAGTGCAACCTGATTCCGTTTCTGTAGTTCTTAATGAGGCAGTTCTCACAAAGACAACATATCACGGTTCTTTGCACTGGGGCGTTGAAAAGCAGACGCTCATCACTCTAGGATGTGGGCTTGTATATGGGATGATTGTCGGCTTTTTGTTTACTTGGCCTTTTTTGTTGCAAAGAGAGAAATCAAAGCGCGTTTTTCAACCGAAGACGTTTTTTCTATTAATCTTGATCGGGCTCTACCTGGGTTGGCAGCAGGTGATAACGGTTGGCTTTCTGGCAGCTTTCTGTTTAGCCTGTTCTGAGTTATTCAGCAGGAAACAGAGTTCGGAATACTACAGGTTGCCTGCCTCCACTTTTCTTGCGGTTGCATTAGCATTGCAAATGTTATTGGGGAAATATCTCACGACTCTTTCTCATGACATGGAATATTTAACTTACCTCATTTTTATGGGAGCACAGATTACTGCGATTCCAATTTTCGCTGGTTTTGCGCAACACATTTATCACAACCGAGAATTCCAAGAGACTTCACAGGAATTAATTCCAATCGATGAAACTTCGACCATCACATCTTGA